A genome region from Staphylococcus capitis subsp. capitis includes the following:
- the aspS gene encoding aspartate--tRNA ligase, with protein sequence MSKRTTYCGLVTEDLLDEKVTLKGWVHNRRDLGGLIFVDLRDREGIVQIVFNPDFSEEALKVAETVRSEYVVEVQGVVTKRDPETINPKIKTGQVEVQVSNIEIINKSETPPFAINEENVNVDENIRLKYRYLDLRRQELAQTFKMRHQTTRSIRQYLDDNGFFDIETPVLTKSTPEGARDYLVPSRVHEGEFYALPQSPQLFKQLLMISGFDKYYQIVKCFRDEDLRADRQPEFTQVDIEMSFVDQEDVISMGEEMLRKVVKDVKGIDVEESFPRMTYAEAMDRYGSDKPDTRFDMELINVSQLGKDMDFKVFKDTVENEGEIKAIVAEGAADQYTRKDMDSLTEFVNIYGAKGLAWVKVVEDGLSGPIARFFEDANVGTLKTLTGAKPGDLVMFVADKPSVVAQSLGALRIKLAKELGLIDESKLNFLWVTDWPLLEYDEDAKRYVAAHHPFTSPKQEDISKLDSEPENVQANAYDIVLNGYELGGGSIRIHDGELQQKMFEVLGFSTEQAQEQFGFLLDAFKYGAPPHGGIALGLDRLVMLLTNRTNLRDTIAFPKTASATCLLTDAPGEVSDKQLEELSLRIRH encoded by the coding sequence TTGAGTAAGAGAACAACATATTGTGGTTTAGTCACAGAAGATTTATTAGATGAAAAGGTAACTTTAAAAGGATGGGTACACAATCGCCGTGATCTCGGAGGATTAATTTTTGTAGATTTAAGAGATCGTGAAGGTATTGTTCAAATCGTTTTCAATCCGGACTTTTCAGAAGAGGCCTTAAAAGTAGCTGAAACAGTACGTTCTGAGTATGTTGTAGAAGTACAAGGTGTTGTTACTAAACGTGACCCAGAAACAATTAATCCTAAAATTAAAACAGGGCAAGTAGAAGTTCAAGTTTCAAATATAGAGATTATTAATAAGTCAGAAACGCCTCCGTTTGCAATTAACGAAGAAAACGTCAATGTAGACGAGAACATCCGCTTAAAATATAGATATTTAGATTTACGTAGACAAGAATTAGCTCAAACTTTCAAAATGAGACATCAAACAACACGTTCAATTCGTCAATATTTAGATGATAATGGCTTCTTCGATATAGAAACGCCAGTATTAACTAAATCTACACCAGAAGGTGCTCGTGACTATTTAGTACCTTCACGTGTTCATGAAGGTGAATTTTACGCTTTACCTCAATCACCTCAGCTGTTTAAACAATTATTAATGATAAGTGGTTTTGATAAATATTATCAAATCGTTAAGTGTTTCCGTGATGAAGATTTACGTGCAGACCGTCAACCTGAGTTTACGCAAGTAGATATTGAAATGAGTTTTGTTGATCAAGAAGATGTTATTTCAATGGGCGAAGAGATGTTACGTAAAGTTGTTAAAGATGTTAAAGGTATCGATGTAGAGGAATCGTTCCCACGTATGACATACGCTGAAGCTATGGACCGATATGGTTCAGATAAACCTGATACACGCTTTGATATGGAACTCATTAATGTATCTCAATTAGGTAAAGACATGGATTTCAAAGTCTTTAAAGATACTGTTGAAAATGAAGGCGAAATTAAAGCAATTGTTGCTGAAGGTGCTGCGGATCAATATACACGTAAAGATATGGATTCATTAACTGAATTTGTAAATATTTACGGTGCTAAAGGATTAGCTTGGGTTAAAGTAGTCGAAGATGGCTTAAGTGGCCCAATCGCTAGATTCTTTGAAGATGCTAATGTAGGAACATTAAAAACATTGACTGGAGCTAAACCTGGTGATTTAGTTATGTTTGTAGCCGATAAACCTAGTGTGGTTGCTCAAAGTTTAGGAGCGTTACGTATTAAATTGGCCAAAGAATTAGGATTAATCGACGAGTCTAAATTAAACTTCTTATGGGTAACTGATTGGCCATTACTCGAATATGATGAAGATGCTAAACGTTATGTTGCTGCACATCATCCATTCACATCTCCTAAACAAGAAGATATTTCGAAACTAGATTCTGAACCTGAAAATGTTCAAGCAAACGCATACGATATCGTATTAAATGGTTATGAGCTTGGTGGGGGATCAATAAGAATACATGATGGTGAATTACAACAAAAAATGTTCGAAGTTTTAGGATTCTCTACTGAACAAGCACAAGAACAATTCGGCTTCTTACTTGATGCATTTAAATACGGTGCACCACCACACGGCGGTATAGCATTAGGATTAGACAGACTAGTGATGTTACTCACTAACAGAACAAACCTAAGAGATACAATCGCATTCCCTAAAACAGCATCAGCAACATGCCTATTAACAGACGCACCAGGAGAAGTATCAGACAAACAACTAGAAGAACTCTCACTACGAATCAGACACTAG
- a CDS encoding ThiF family adenylyltransferase — MKHQFSRNELAIGQEGLDLLKNKTVAVLGIGGVGSFAAEALARTNIGHIILIDKDDVDITNVNRQIHALTSTIGQSKVTLMEERIKLINPDCKVTSLHMFYTEETYEQIFNNYHIDYFIDASDTIIYKVHLMKECLERGIDMISSMGAANKTDPTRFEIADISKTHTDPMAKVIRNRLKRQGIRKGVKVVFSDESPIVIRGDVKETVGDKNAINRKGQMPPSSNAFVPSVVGLICASYVINDILKDIPVRRIKDKGQ; from the coding sequence ATGAAACATCAATTTTCCAGAAATGAATTGGCAATTGGTCAAGAAGGCTTAGATTTATTAAAAAATAAAACTGTAGCAGTTCTTGGTATCGGAGGAGTCGGATCTTTCGCTGCAGAAGCACTTGCTAGAACAAATATTGGTCATATTATACTTATTGACAAAGATGATGTTGATATTACAAACGTTAATAGACAAATTCATGCATTAACATCTACGATAGGTCAAAGTAAGGTCACGCTTATGGAAGAGCGAATTAAATTGATTAATCCAGATTGTAAAGTAACGTCGCTTCATATGTTTTATACAGAAGAGACATATGAACAAATTTTTAATAATTATCATATAGACTACTTTATTGATGCGAGTGATACCATTATTTATAAAGTACACCTTATGAAAGAATGTCTAGAGCGTGGAATTGATATGATTTCAAGTATGGGTGCAGCAAATAAAACGGATCCTACACGTTTTGAAATTGCAGATATTTCTAAAACGCATACAGATCCAATGGCCAAGGTGATTAGAAATAGATTAAAAAGACAAGGCATTAGAAAAGGAGTCAAAGTCGTATTCTCTGATGAAAGTCCAATTGTGATTCGTGGAGATGTAAAAGAAACTGTTGGCGATAAAAATGCGATTAATCGTAAAGGTCAAATGCCACCTTCATCTAACGCCTTTGTACCAAGTGTGGTAGGACTCATATGTGCAAGCTATGTTATTAATGATATTTTAAAAGATATTCCAGTTAGACGTATTAAAGATAAAGGTCAGTAA
- a CDS encoding replication-associated recombination protein A → MSTEPLASRMRPMNIDEIISQQHLVGSKGIIRRMVETKRLSSMIFYGPPGIGKTSIAKAISGSTQFKFRQLNAVTNTKKDMQMVVEEAKMSGQVILLLDEIHRLDKAKQDFLLPHLENGKIVLIGATTSNPYHAINPAIRSRAQIFELYPLDDHDVRIALDRAIEDSDRGLKSYHPNVDEDGMEYFSTQSQGDVRSALNALELAVLSAEVVENQRHITLDDAKDCLQKGAFVSDKDGDMHYDVMSAFQKSIRGSDVNAALHYLARLIEAGDLPTIVRRLLVISYEDVGLASPSAGQRTLAAIQSAERLGFPEARIPLSQAVIELCLSPKSNSGITAIDSALSDIRKGLVGQIPDYLKDGHYSGAKDLGRAIGYKYPHNYENGHVVQQYLPDKLKNRIYYEPKTTSKSEQQFKDVYENLLNKK, encoded by the coding sequence GTGAGTACAGAACCTCTAGCGTCTCGAATGAGGCCTATGAATATAGATGAGATTATATCACAACAGCATCTGGTTGGTTCTAAAGGTATAATTAGAAGAATGGTCGAGACTAAACGACTTTCTTCAATGATATTTTATGGACCTCCAGGTATTGGTAAAACGAGTATTGCCAAAGCCATTTCTGGAAGTACACAGTTTAAATTTAGACAATTAAATGCTGTAACAAATACTAAAAAGGATATGCAAATGGTTGTTGAAGAAGCCAAAATGTCTGGCCAAGTCATCTTGCTACTTGATGAGATACATCGTTTAGATAAAGCAAAGCAAGACTTTCTTTTGCCTCATTTAGAAAATGGCAAAATTGTCTTGATAGGAGCCACAACGTCTAATCCATATCATGCGATTAACCCAGCTATCCGTTCTAGAGCTCAAATTTTTGAACTTTATCCTTTAGATGACCATGATGTAAGAATTGCACTTGATCGTGCAATTGAGGATAGTGATAGAGGTCTTAAAAGTTATCATCCTAATGTAGACGAAGATGGTATGGAGTACTTTTCCACTCAAAGCCAAGGTGATGTAAGAAGTGCTCTAAATGCTTTAGAGTTAGCAGTTCTCAGTGCAGAGGTAGTTGAAAACCAACGTCACATTACATTAGATGATGCTAAAGATTGTTTACAAAAAGGTGCTTTTGTGAGCGATAAAGATGGCGATATGCACTATGATGTAATGAGTGCTTTTCAGAAATCAATTCGAGGTAGTGACGTTAATGCAGCATTACATTATTTAGCACGACTTATTGAAGCTGGAGACTTACCTACCATTGTAAGGCGTTTATTAGTCATTAGTTACGAAGATGTTGGCCTAGCTTCACCCTCTGCGGGGCAACGAACATTAGCGGCAATTCAGTCAGCTGAACGTCTTGGATTTCCTGAAGCTAGAATTCCACTTAGCCAAGCTGTGATAGAACTGTGTTTATCACCTAAATCTAATTCAGGAATCACAGCTATAGATAGTGCTTTGAGTGATATTAGAAAAGGTTTAGTAGGACAAATACCAGACTATTTAAAAGATGGTCATTACTCTGGTGCTAAAGACTTAGGAAGAGCAATAGGCTATAAATATCCTCACAATTATGAAAATGGTCACGTCGTGCAACAATATTTACCAGACAAACTTAAAAATAGAATTTACTATGAACCTAAAACAACGTCTAAGAGTGAACAACAATTTAAAGATGTTTATGAAAATTTATTAAACAAAAAATAA
- a CDS encoding Rrf2 family transcriptional regulator, with protein sequence MKISTKGRYGLTLMISLAKREGQGCVSLKSIAEENKLSDLYLEQLVGPLRNAGLIRSVRGAKGGYQLRVPADEITAGDIIRLLEGPITFVESIESEPPAQKQLWLRMRDSVRDVLDNTTLKYLADYKETNEDLDGYMFYI encoded by the coding sequence ATGAAAATATCAACAAAAGGGAGATACGGATTAACATTGATGATTTCTCTTGCTAAAAGAGAAGGTCAAGGTTGTGTATCTTTAAAGTCTATTGCTGAAGAAAATAAACTAAGTGATTTATATCTTGAACAATTAGTCGGCCCTTTAAGAAATGCTGGATTAATTCGAAGTGTGCGTGGTGCTAAAGGTGGTTATCAACTTAGAGTACCAGCTGATGAAATCACAGCAGGCGATATTATTCGCTTACTTGAAGGTCCGATTACGTTTGTAGAAAGTATTGAATCTGAACCACCTGCACAGAAACAATTATGGTTGAGAATGAGAGATTCAGTTCGAGATGTGTTAGATAACACAACTTTAAAATATCTTGCTGATTATAAAGAAACCAATGAAGATTTAGATGGCTATATGTTCTATATTTAA
- a CDS encoding SAS049 family protein: MSFMDKAKEAAEKFKDSDNEQVNKAKDKINEYTGGGDDDKKDKDDK, encoded by the coding sequence ATGAGTTTCATGGATAAAGCAAAAGAAGCAGCAGAAAAATTCAAGGATAGCGATAACGAACAAGTTAACAAAGCAAAAGATAAAATTAACGAATACACTGGTGGCGGAGACGACGACAAAAAAGACAAAGACGACAAATAA
- a CDS encoding LLM class flavin-dependent oxidoreductase, with translation MKDIKLSALNLVPIREGQDDKDAINDMVKLAQGLDELGYERYWIAEHHNAPNLVSSATALLIQHTLEHTERIKVGSGGIMLPNHAPLIVAEQFGTMETLFPHRVDLGLGRAPGTDMMTASALRRDQHNGVYQFPEEVEQLEKYFGPGNQQAYVRAYPAVGKNVPLYILGSSTDSAHVAARRGLPYVFAGHFAPQQMKEAIQIYKELFEPSVVLSEPYVIVCLNVIVSDTDTHAEYLASTMAQVMVSITRGRMQPVQPPTDDLKGLLTPREYELAKQRFSGSLIGSEDSVKRQLEDFIKEYGEIDELMAISYIYDQDKQLESYQRLQKVIQS, from the coding sequence ATGAAAGATATTAAATTATCAGCATTAAATCTTGTACCTATTAGAGAAGGTCAAGACGATAAAGACGCTATTAATGACATGGTTAAATTAGCTCAAGGTTTAGATGAATTAGGTTACGAACGTTATTGGATAGCTGAACATCACAACGCTCCAAATTTAGTTAGTTCTGCTACGGCATTACTTATTCAACATACTTTAGAACATACGGAAAGAATTAAAGTAGGTTCAGGTGGAATTATGTTACCTAATCACGCACCACTTATAGTGGCCGAACAATTTGGCACGATGGAAACACTTTTCCCACATCGCGTTGATTTAGGTTTAGGTCGCGCGCCTGGTACAGATATGATGACTGCTAGTGCATTAAGACGTGACCAACATAATGGTGTATACCAATTTCCTGAAGAAGTCGAACAACTAGAGAAATACTTCGGACCGGGGAATCAACAAGCATATGTAAGAGCTTACCCTGCTGTAGGTAAAAATGTTCCTCTTTATATACTAGGCTCTTCAACTGATTCTGCTCATGTGGCTGCTAGAAGAGGATTGCCATATGTATTTGCCGGACATTTTGCGCCTCAACAAATGAAAGAAGCTATTCAAATATATAAAGAGTTATTTGAGCCTTCTGTTGTGTTAAGCGAACCTTATGTCATTGTATGTTTAAATGTGATTGTCTCAGATACAGATACGCATGCAGAATATTTAGCAAGCACAATGGCTCAAGTAATGGTGAGTATTACAAGGGGCAGAATGCAACCTGTTCAACCGCCAACTGATGATTTAAAAGGATTACTTACTCCGAGAGAATATGAACTAGCTAAACAACGTTTCAGTGGCTCTTTAATTGGCTCAGAGGATTCTGTTAAGCGTCAACTTGAAGACTTTATAAAGGAATATGGAGAAATTGATGAGCTAATGGCAATAAGTTACATCTATGATCAAGATAAACAACTTGAATCTTATCAAAGATTACAAAAAGTAATTCAGTCATAA
- a CDS encoding cysteine desulfurase family protein, whose amino-acid sequence MEVYADYAATTPVKTEVVDAMMEIYKEHYGNPSSIHSIGRDARKYLDQSRRKVAQLLGAKPHEVIFTSGATESNNTAIKGLVKANEQLGNHIITSKIEHHSVLHVFEQLEREGYDVTYLDVDDTGAVDLDQLRETITDKTILVSIMFVNNEVGTVQNMYDIEDIIAETNALFHVDAVQAIGHLEIDFHDFKIDTMSVTGHKFGGPKGAGILLVKDHTPLEFNQLGGEQETKRRAGTENVPQIVGLTKALELAVQHRDANNVHLMNLKELFLVSLQERAIPFELNGSMTDSTGHILNLYFPFIDVETMLTLLDLSNVYVSSGSACTAGSTTPSHVLAAMFEDEERAKHSVRFSFNEQMNEQQIKYIVAEIHKIYHKFKEES is encoded by the coding sequence ATGGAAGTTTATGCAGATTATGCCGCGACCACACCAGTAAAAACAGAAGTCGTTGATGCAATGATGGAAATATATAAAGAACATTATGGTAATCCATCTTCTATTCACTCAATAGGTAGAGATGCACGTAAATATTTAGATCAATCACGCCGAAAAGTTGCACAACTATTAGGTGCAAAACCTCATGAAGTGATATTTACAAGTGGTGCTACGGAATCTAATAATACTGCAATCAAAGGATTAGTTAAAGCGAATGAACAATTAGGAAATCATATTATTACTTCTAAAATTGAACATCATTCCGTTTTACATGTATTTGAGCAACTTGAACGAGAAGGCTATGACGTAACATATTTAGATGTAGATGATACTGGAGCGGTTGATTTAGATCAATTACGTGAAACAATCACAGATAAAACAATTCTTGTATCAATTATGTTTGTTAATAATGAAGTTGGTACTGTTCAAAATATGTATGACATTGAGGACATTATTGCTGAAACTAATGCGTTATTCCATGTTGACGCTGTACAAGCTATTGGTCATTTAGAAATTGACTTTCATGATTTCAAAATTGATACAATGAGTGTAACTGGACATAAATTTGGGGGCCCTAAAGGTGCTGGTATACTCTTAGTAAAGGACCATACTCCGCTTGAATTTAATCAGCTAGGTGGGGAACAAGAAACGAAACGTCGAGCTGGTACTGAGAATGTTCCTCAAATAGTTGGACTTACTAAAGCTTTGGAATTAGCAGTCCAACATCGTGACGCAAATAATGTTCATTTAATGAATTTAAAAGAATTATTCTTAGTTAGTTTGCAAGAACGTGCAATCCCGTTCGAACTTAATGGTTCTATGACAGACTCAACAGGTCATATTTTAAATCTTTATTTCCCATTTATTGATGTTGAAACAATGTTAACTCTACTAGACCTCTCTAATGTATACGTATCATCTGGGTCAGCTTGCACAGCAGGTTCTACAACACCGTCACATGTTTTAGCAGCAATGTTTGAAGATGAAGAACGTGCAAAACATTCTGTTAGATTTAGCTTTAATGAACAAATGAACGAACAACAAATTAAATATATAGTAGCCGAAATTCATAAAATTTATCATAAATTTAAGGAGGAATCATAG
- the mnmA gene encoding tRNA 2-thiouridine(34) synthase MnmA: MSNKDIRVVVGMSGGVDSSVTAHLLKEQGYDVIGIFMKNWDDTDENGVCTATEDYNDVIAVCNQIGIPYYAVNFEEEYWDKVFTYFLDEYKKGRTPNPDVMCNKEIKFKAFLEHALKLGADYVATGHYARIRRHEDGHVEMLRGVDNNKDQTYFLNQLSQEQLSKVMFPIGDIEKSEVRRIAEEQDLATAKKKDSTGICFIGERNFKEFLSQYLPAQSGDMVTLDGKKMGQHSGLMYYTIGQRHGLGIGGDGDPWFVVGKNLDDNLLYVEQGFHHDALYSDYLIASDFSFVNENEIDLEHGFECTAKFRYRQKDTKVFVKKEDESSIRVTFDQPVRAITPGQAVVFYNEEVCLGGATIDDVYKNEGQLSYVV; encoded by the coding sequence GTGTCAAATAAAGATATACGCGTAGTCGTTGGTATGTCTGGAGGTGTTGATAGTTCAGTAACTGCACACCTATTAAAAGAGCAAGGTTATGACGTTATAGGTATTTTTATGAAGAACTGGGATGACACTGATGAAAATGGTGTATGTACCGCCACAGAAGATTACAATGATGTCATTGCAGTATGTAACCAAATTGGTATACCATATTACGCAGTTAACTTTGAAGAAGAATATTGGGACAAAGTATTTACTTACTTTTTAGATGAATATAAAAAAGGACGCACACCAAATCCTGATGTAATGTGTAATAAAGAAATTAAATTCAAAGCATTCTTAGAGCATGCTTTGAAATTAGGTGCTGACTATGTCGCAACTGGACATTATGCTCGTATACGTCGACATGAGGATGGGCATGTAGAAATGTTACGTGGTGTAGATAATAATAAAGATCAAACTTACTTTTTAAACCAACTATCACAAGAACAACTTTCTAAAGTTATGTTCCCAATTGGTGACATTGAAAAAAGTGAAGTTAGACGAATCGCAGAAGAACAAGATTTAGCTACAGCTAAGAAAAAAGATTCTACAGGAATCTGTTTCATTGGTGAAAGAAACTTCAAGGAATTTTTATCGCAATATTTACCAGCACAATCAGGTGACATGGTAACATTAGATGGTAAAAAAATGGGACAACATAGCGGTTTAATGTATTATACAATAGGACAACGTCATGGCTTAGGAATAGGTGGAGATGGAGATCCATGGTTTGTTGTAGGTAAAAATTTAGATGACAATTTATTATATGTTGAGCAAGGCTTCCATCATGATGCTTTATATAGTGATTACTTAATCGCTTCAGATTTCTCATTTGTTAATGAAAATGAAATTGACTTAGAGCATGGTTTCGAATGTACTGCGAAATTTCGTTATCGTCAGAAAGATACAAAAGTATTCGTTAAAAAAGAGGATGAATCTTCAATTCGTGTAACTTTCGATCAACCTGTACGCGCAATTACTCCTGGACAAGCGGTTGTTTTTTACAATGAAGAAGTCTGCTTAGGTGGAGCTACTATAGATGATGTATATAAAAATGAAGGTCAACTTAGTTACGTAGTTTAA
- a CDS encoding tetratricopeptide repeat protein, translated as MHEQNQIYQYIKDGKFEDALKALFENIEENPNAVENYINAGIVLSDAGEIEKAERFFQKAITIDPSNGAVYYNLANVYYNQGRFKEAIKLYQKALKNNVATVDCNYMIGMSFNQLEAFKEALPFLMTAAEKDDNDDVEIQFQYGLVLCQLEMFEQAINQLNHVLKIDPEHVDAIYNLGLASYMKKEDVDEAIAYFEQAVSIDEQHLLSQHALKMFKTMKEEE; from the coding sequence ATGCATGAACAGAATCAAATTTATCAATATATTAAAGATGGTAAGTTCGAAGATGCTTTAAAAGCACTTTTCGAAAATATAGAAGAAAATCCTAATGCAGTTGAAAACTACATTAATGCAGGAATTGTGTTATCTGATGCAGGAGAAATAGAAAAAGCCGAGCGTTTCTTCCAAAAAGCGATTACTATTGATCCGTCTAATGGTGCTGTATATTATAATTTAGCGAATGTTTACTATAATCAAGGTCGCTTTAAAGAAGCAATTAAATTATATCAAAAGGCATTAAAAAACAATGTAGCTACTGTAGATTGTAATTATATGATTGGAATGTCATTTAACCAATTAGAAGCTTTTAAAGAAGCATTACCATTCTTGATGACTGCAGCTGAAAAAGACGATAACGATGATGTTGAGATTCAATTTCAATATGGACTTGTCTTATGCCAGCTCGAAATGTTTGAACAAGCCATTAATCAGTTAAATCACGTATTAAAAATTGACCCTGAACATGTAGATGCTATATATAATCTCGGCCTAGCAAGCTATATGAAAAAAGAAGATGTTGATGAAGCTATTGCTTATTTTGAACAAGCAGTTTCTATTGATGAACAGCATTTATTAAGTCAACACGCTTTAAAAATGTTTAAGACGATGAAAGAGGAGGAGTAA
- a CDS encoding ATP-dependent RecD-like DNA helicase codes for MSDPTLFDKSMIKGTVDAILFQNNDNFYTVLKVDTIETNESFDSMPTVVGFLPNVVEGDVYTFKGQIVEHPRYGKQLKAETFEKELPQTKDAIISYLSSDLFKGIGKKTAQNIVNALGENAINDILNNPEVLEKVPSLPKKKQKQIAEQISSNQESEKIMIRLHDLGFGPKLSMAIYQFYMGDTLKILDENPYQLVYDIKGIGFNKADQLARNIGIVADSEERLKAGLLYTLEEECIKQGHTYLPNSYVIESTQTMLNDSSEVVISTKMLEQKIEQLSEEKKLIQSEEQVSIPSLYYSELKSVQNLYRIQTNNKKLKEIEQSDLQMHIGEIESLNQVNYATSQKEALETAINSKVMLLTGGPGTGKTTVIKGIVELYAEIHGLSLDYDDYNEDDYPVVLAAPTGRASKRLQESTGLEAMTIHRLIGWNQETQPEDILDNEINARLIIIDEMSMVDTWLFHQFLSAVPLDAQIVFVGDEDQLPSVGPGQVFKDLIDSKRIPRVNLTEVYRQQDGSSIVDLAHRMKVGEPIDITQRFHDRSFINCTSDQIPDVVDKVVKSAVSKGYNMSDIQVLAPMYKGNAGIKRLNQVLQSILNPKEKDSREIEFGDVVFRKGDKVLQLVNRPNDNIFNGDIGVIVGIFWAKENALNKDVIVVDFEGNEITFTRQDLLELTHAYCTSIHKSQGSEFPIVIMPIVKQYFRMLQRPILYTGLTRAKQSLVLLGDPQAFDIGLKTKGQERLTQLNHLLKSYFGDDQEVIGSSGHSSVNSTEKHDTTQTEEESATTDAPQNDIVLSETTIFKIDPMINMGEMTPYDFAEH; via the coding sequence ATGTCTGACCCTACACTTTTTGATAAATCAATGATCAAAGGTACTGTAGATGCTATATTATTTCAAAATAATGATAATTTCTATACAGTTCTTAAAGTAGACACGATTGAAACGAATGAGTCCTTTGATAGCATGCCAACTGTTGTAGGGTTTCTTCCAAATGTAGTTGAAGGAGACGTTTATACGTTTAAAGGGCAAATTGTCGAACACCCACGTTATGGTAAACAATTAAAAGCTGAAACTTTTGAAAAGGAACTTCCACAAACCAAAGATGCAATTATTAGTTATTTATCTAGTGATTTATTTAAAGGAATAGGAAAGAAAACTGCTCAAAATATTGTTAATGCATTAGGCGAGAATGCAATCAATGATATATTAAATAATCCTGAAGTGTTAGAAAAAGTCCCTAGTTTACCTAAGAAAAAGCAAAAGCAGATTGCAGAACAAATAAGTTCGAATCAAGAATCAGAAAAAATAATGATTCGGTTACATGATTTAGGATTTGGTCCTAAACTTTCAATGGCAATTTATCAGTTTTATATGGGAGATACATTGAAAATACTAGACGAAAATCCTTATCAACTCGTTTATGATATTAAAGGAATAGGTTTTAATAAAGCTGATCAATTAGCGCGAAACATTGGTATTGTAGCAGATTCTGAAGAGCGTTTGAAAGCAGGATTGCTTTATACACTTGAAGAAGAATGTATCAAACAAGGACATACATATTTGCCTAATTCATATGTGATTGAATCAACGCAAACTATGCTTAACGATAGCTCTGAAGTTGTTATTTCTACTAAAATGCTAGAGCAAAAGATTGAGCAACTCTCTGAAGAGAAAAAATTGATTCAAAGCGAAGAACAAGTTTCAATTCCAAGTTTGTATTATTCGGAATTAAAGAGTGTTCAAAATCTTTATCGGATTCAAACTAATAATAAAAAGTTAAAAGAAATCGAACAATCAGATTTACAAATGCATATTGGTGAAATTGAGTCACTAAATCAAGTAAATTATGCAACTTCACAGAAAGAAGCATTAGAGACGGCAATCAATTCAAAAGTGATGCTTCTTACAGGTGGTCCCGGTACTGGTAAAACTACTGTCATTAAAGGCATCGTAGAGCTTTATGCGGAAATACATGGATTATCATTGGATTATGATGATTACAACGAGGATGATTATCCAGTTGTACTTGCTGCACCAACTGGACGCGCATCTAAAAGACTTCAGGAATCTACTGGATTAGAAGCAATGACAATTCACCGTTTAATAGGTTGGAATCAAGAAACACAACCTGAAGATATTTTAGATAATGAAATTAATGCACGGCTTATCATTATAGATGAAATGTCTATGGTAGATACATGGTTATTTCATCAATTTTTAAGTGCTGTTCCATTAGATGCTCAAATTGTATTTGTAGGAGATGAAGACCAACTCCCTTCAGTTGGACCGGGTCAAGTGTTTAAAGACCTCATTGATTCTAAAAGAATTCCGCGTGTTAATCTTACGGAAGTGTATCGCCAACAAGATGGCTCAAGTATTGTTGATTTAGCACATCGTATGAAAGTAGGCGAACCCATAGATATAACTCAACGTTTTCACGATCGCAGTTTCATTAACTGTACTTCAGACCAAATACCTGATGTAGTAGATAAAGTAGTTAAAAGTGCAGTGAGTAAAGGGTATAATATGAGTGATATTCAAGTCCTTGCTCCTATGTATAAAGGTAATGCAGGAATAAAACGTCTCAATCAAGTATTACAATCTATTTTAAATCCAAAGGAAAAAGATAGTCGTGAAATTGAATTCGGAGATGTTGTATTTCGTAAAGGAGATAAAGTACTTCAGTTGGTCAATAGACCTAATGACAATATATTTAATGGTGATATTGGTGTAATTGTAGGCATATTTTGGGCTAAAGAAAATGCTCTTAATAAAGATGTAATAGTAGTAGATTTTGAAGGAAATGAAATTACCTTTACTCGACAAGATTTACTTGAACTTACTCATGCTTATTGTACATCTATTCATAAATCTCAAGGGTCAGAATTTCCAATTGTTATTATGCCTATAGTTAAACAATACTTTCGTATGTTACAAAGACCTATCCTTTATACGGGTCTGACCCGTGCTAAGCAATCACTTGTTTTACTTGGGGATCCCCAAGCATTTGATATAGGACTGAAGACAAAAGGCCAAGAACGTTTAACTCAGTTGAATCACTTATTAAAATCTTATTTTGGTGATGATCAAGAAGTTATAGGTAGTTCAGGTCATTCATCTGTAAATAGCACTGAAAAACATGATACTACACAAACTGAAGAAGAGAGCGCAACAACTGACGCACCACAAAATGACATTGTTCTTAGTGAAACCACTATATTTAAAATTGATCCTATGATTAATATGGGAGAAATGACGCCTTACGATTTTGCCGAGCATTGA